In one window of Posidoniimonas corsicana DNA:
- a CDS encoding carbon storage regulator yields the protein MLVLSRKANESIQIGDNVTVEIRRIAGNRVTVAINAPRDVRILRGELKQAATEFEVDLVEEGSGEPDDAYTVEHARLPLPRLHSAYADNRAQAVG from the coding sequence ATGTTAGTTCTCAGTAGAAAAGCGAACGAGTCCATCCAGATCGGCGACAACGTGACGGTTGAGATCCGCCGGATCGCCGGAAACCGTGTCACCGTAGCCATCAACGCGCCGCGCGACGTCCGCATCCTGCGGGGAGAGCTGAAGCAAGCGGCCACCGAATTCGAGGTCGATCTCGTCGAGGAAGGCTCCGGAGAACCGGACGACGCCTACACCGTCGAGCACGCCCGACTGCCCCTGCCGCGGCTTCACTCGGCGTATGCCGACAACCGCGCCCAAGCGGTCGGTTAA
- a CDS encoding M24 family metallopeptidase: protein MSNPWDVDLNACRGRQQRLLAEMNRLGVGLVVLSRSKSVQWLTGGYVGPLFPVLAAIDAQGRTVLVLPSRKVKISAAADEVHGYEEKLLSTMRDAPDQIVASVATLFDHLAPPTGRVACEFSAASHHLTRSWSDDWLDFDSVVFALRRQKDPDELRMLARANEANEAMYRAARQIVKPGVNELEVYRELHSVAVETLGEPLTYFGQDFQACSRGGPPRDRKCEAGELYILDLGVGFRGYYSDNARTLAVGGDPSPQQQKAWDLIGEVFALVESTVAPGASCKALFEQVNHLLADAAPWLFNHHLGHGVGLAPHEGPHLNPNWDDTFKPGDFFTAEPGLYHEELRAGMRLEQNYLVTETGVQLLTDWPLGMV, encoded by the coding sequence GTGTCTAACCCCTGGGACGTCGACCTCAACGCCTGCCGCGGCCGGCAGCAACGCCTCCTTGCCGAGATGAATCGCCTGGGGGTTGGCCTCGTGGTGCTATCGCGGTCCAAGTCAGTCCAGTGGCTTACCGGGGGCTACGTGGGCCCATTGTTCCCGGTGCTAGCCGCGATCGACGCCCAGGGCCGCACGGTGCTGGTGCTGCCGAGCCGGAAGGTAAAAATCTCCGCCGCGGCGGATGAGGTGCATGGCTATGAGGAGAAGCTGCTATCAACCATGCGGGACGCTCCCGACCAGATTGTCGCGAGCGTGGCCACGTTGTTCGACCACCTGGCGCCGCCGACGGGCAGGGTCGCCTGTGAGTTTTCCGCTGCAAGCCACCACCTGACCCGGTCGTGGTCCGACGACTGGCTGGACTTTGACAGCGTGGTCTTTGCGCTCCGCCGCCAGAAGGACCCCGACGAGCTCCGCATGCTGGCCCGGGCGAATGAGGCGAACGAGGCGATGTACCGCGCCGCGCGCCAGATCGTGAAGCCTGGCGTGAACGAGCTGGAAGTCTACCGCGAGCTGCACTCGGTCGCGGTGGAAACGCTGGGCGAGCCGCTCACCTACTTCGGCCAGGACTTCCAGGCGTGCAGCCGCGGTGGGCCGCCGCGCGACCGCAAGTGCGAGGCGGGCGAGCTCTACATCCTGGACCTTGGCGTCGGGTTCCGAGGCTACTACTCGGATAACGCCCGCACGCTAGCAGTCGGGGGCGACCCCTCGCCGCAGCAGCAGAAGGCGTGGGATCTGATCGGCGAGGTGTTCGCGCTGGTGGAGTCGACCGTCGCGCCGGGCGCAAGCTGCAAGGCGTTGTTCGAGCAGGTGAACCACCTCCTCGCGGACGCGGCGCCGTGGCTCTTCAACCACCACCTAGGCCACGGCGTTGGCCTGGCGCCGCACGAGGGTCCCCACCTGAACCCCAACTGGGACGACACCTTCAAGCCGGGCGACTTCTTCACCGCCGAGCCTGGGCTGTATCACGAAGAGCTGCGGGCCGGGATGCGTCTGGAGCAGAACTACCTGGTCACCGAGACCGGCGTTCAGCTGCTGACCGACTGGCCGCTGGGGATGGTGTAG
- a CDS encoding esterase/lipase family protein: protein MDALSPMGARPSARTEQLLRQLDLLGELSGDRPALIAAIDKLSTPMTRQAHRYAMAELAYLGASEQRDPARATELYGTSLRNAYAYLFDDAAAVSEFDPHFRGACDLYNQSLEGLLRLVSKEGQLRPGERRTLKTAHHVCSFNVVLRSSGWHDEDLDRFEFVSDYQVNGLRNHFHSYGLGVPLIALRRRHDTEDPAEAYMPERLSFPLTAFLRVNTESAPEDRVRNVSHNEHDLVNPAEPAPAFVLELHDPLDRQTISIRDRVVPLESDLSTPLAYYLNQPALRKDEISTLGLLRPDSVKKLQGLYMLEPYDPHKMPVLMVHGLWSSPVTWMEMFNDLRSDPNVRDHYQFWFYLYPSGQPFQASAAQLRQDLDRLRADLDPQRRAPALDQMVLVGHSMGGLVSRMQSVDSKRLFWEANTERPFESLIADQETKGTLASTYFFRPNPSVRRVVTIGSPHRGSKFANGLTTWLGRKLIAAPMRAMQGRQQLFAQNPGYFRLHSPVSLRTSIDSLAPDSTLLPPLLDAPPGPWVSYHNIMGDAPESGWRTLIGSEGDGVVALDSARLDGSPQLDSQLVVPSDHLTLHRHPQSILEVRRILLEQVSELQSPGYGYPRVQLATQHFDGDAPRTAVAPADRHAH from the coding sequence ATGGACGCGTTGTCGCCGATGGGCGCTCGGCCCTCGGCACGCACGGAGCAGCTGCTCCGCCAGCTCGACCTGCTCGGCGAGCTCTCCGGTGACCGCCCGGCGTTGATTGCGGCCATCGACAAGCTGTCGACGCCCATGACTCGCCAAGCCCACCGCTACGCAATGGCGGAGCTCGCCTACCTCGGCGCCAGCGAGCAGCGTGATCCGGCCCGCGCGACCGAGCTGTACGGCACCTCGCTCCGCAACGCGTACGCCTATCTCTTCGACGACGCGGCTGCCGTCAGCGAGTTCGATCCGCACTTCCGCGGGGCGTGCGACCTGTACAACCAGTCGCTGGAGGGGCTGCTGAGGCTGGTCAGCAAAGAGGGCCAGCTCCGCCCCGGCGAACGACGCACGCTGAAAACGGCCCACCACGTCTGCTCGTTCAATGTCGTGCTGCGCAGCTCCGGCTGGCACGACGAGGACCTCGACCGGTTCGAGTTTGTCAGCGACTACCAAGTCAACGGCCTCCGCAACCACTTCCACTCCTACGGGCTGGGCGTCCCGCTGATTGCGCTGCGGCGGCGGCACGACACCGAGGACCCGGCCGAGGCGTACATGCCCGAGCGGCTGTCGTTCCCGCTCACCGCGTTCCTCCGCGTGAACACCGAGTCGGCGCCCGAGGACCGCGTCCGCAACGTGAGCCACAACGAGCACGACCTGGTCAACCCGGCCGAACCGGCGCCGGCGTTTGTGCTCGAGCTGCACGACCCGCTCGACCGGCAGACCATCTCCATCCGCGACCGCGTGGTGCCACTTGAGTCTGACCTCAGCACGCCGCTGGCGTACTACCTCAACCAGCCGGCGCTCCGCAAGGACGAGATCTCCACGCTAGGGCTGCTGCGTCCCGACAGCGTGAAGAAGCTGCAGGGGCTCTACATGCTAGAGCCCTACGACCCCCACAAGATGCCGGTGCTGATGGTGCACGGCCTGTGGTCGAGCCCGGTCACGTGGATGGAGATGTTCAACGACCTCCGCAGCGACCCCAACGTTCGCGACCACTACCAGTTCTGGTTCTACCTGTACCCGTCCGGTCAGCCCTTCCAGGCCAGCGCCGCGCAGCTCCGCCAGGACCTCGATCGGCTGCGGGCCGACCTGGACCCGCAACGACGAGCGCCGGCGCTCGATCAAATGGTGCTGGTCGGGCACAGCATGGGGGGCCTGGTGTCGCGGATGCAGAGCGTCGACAGCAAGCGGCTGTTCTGGGAGGCCAACACCGAGCGGCCGTTCGAGTCGCTCATCGCCGATCAAGAGACCAAAGGGACGCTCGCGTCGACGTACTTCTTCCGGCCTAACCCGTCGGTGCGGCGGGTGGTCACGATCGGTTCCCCCCACCGGGGCAGCAAGTTCGCCAACGGCCTGACCACCTGGTTAGGACGCAAGCTGATTGCCGCCCCAATGCGGGCCATGCAGGGTCGGCAGCAGTTGTTCGCGCAGAACCCTGGCTACTTCCGTCTGCACTCGCCGGTCAGTCTGCGGACCAGCATCGATTCGCTGGCGCCCGACTCCACGCTGCTGCCGCCGTTGCTCGACGCGCCCCCAGGACCATGGGTCAGCTACCACAACATCATGGGCGACGCTCCCGAGTCCGGCTGGCGGACGCTGATTGGCAGCGAGGGCGACGGCGTCGTGGCGCTGGACAGCGCCCGCCTAGACGGCTCGCCCCAGCTCGATTCGCAGCTAGTGGTGCCGTCCGATCACCTCACGCTGCACCGGCACCCGCAGAGCATCCTGGAGGTCCGCCGGATCCTGCTCGAGCAGGTCAGCGAGTTGCAGTCGCCGGGCTATGGCTACCCGCGCGTGCAGCTTGCAACCCAGCATTTCGACGGCGATGCCCCGCGGACCGCAGTCGCGCCGGCAGATCGTCACGCCCACTAG
- a CDS encoding tyrosine-protein phosphatase, which produces MPPNFVDIHCHMLPGIDDGARDNADSLAMALLAVDEGIETVVVTPHQLGAFSHNLGDEIRVRAVELQELLRANGTPLKVLPGADVRIDDGLIDKLQSGEVLSVGDHRRHVLLELPHELYQPLEPVLEALVAHGITGILTHPERNRGILAQPGLVEPLVEFGCLMQVTAGSLTGAFGDAPRAMAERMCSRGLVHFLATDAHGPRSRRPKMLDAFRRAEELAGEEAAIAWCSGNPSLAAAGREVPAGATQVRPARKSAWSFWRKAA; this is translated from the coding sequence ATGCCGCCCAACTTTGTCGACATCCACTGCCACATGCTGCCGGGCATCGATGACGGCGCCCGCGATAACGCGGACTCGCTCGCCATGGCGCTGCTGGCGGTGGACGAGGGGATCGAAACGGTTGTCGTGACCCCTCACCAACTCGGCGCATTCTCGCACAACCTCGGCGATGAGATCCGCGTGCGTGCGGTCGAGCTCCAAGAACTGCTGCGGGCCAACGGAACGCCGCTGAAGGTGCTCCCGGGCGCCGACGTGCGGATCGACGACGGCCTGATCGACAAGCTGCAGAGCGGTGAGGTGCTGAGTGTTGGCGACCACCGCCGGCACGTCCTGCTGGAACTGCCCCACGAACTCTACCAGCCACTCGAGCCCGTGCTCGAGGCGTTGGTGGCCCACGGGATCACAGGAATCCTTACGCACCCCGAGCGCAACCGCGGCATCCTCGCCCAGCCCGGGCTTGTGGAGCCGCTGGTCGAGTTCGGCTGCCTGATGCAGGTCACCGCCGGCAGCCTGACCGGCGCCTTCGGCGACGCCCCCCGGGCGATGGCTGAACGCATGTGCTCCCGGGGCCTGGTGCACTTCCTGGCGACCGACGCCCACGGGCCGCGGTCCCGCCGACCAAAGATGCTCGACGCATTCCGCCGCGCTGAGGAGCTGGCCGGCGAGGAGGCCGCCATCGCCTGGTGCTCTGGCAACCCATCGCTCGCCGCCGCGGGAAGGGAGGTGCCTGCCGGCGCAACGCAGGTCCGCCCGGCCAGGAAGTCCGCGTGGTCCTTCTGGCGGAAGGCGGCTTGA